The Leishmania mexicana MHOM/GT/2001/U1103 complete genome, chromosome 31 DNA segment ctgcttgTCACGAAGGATAAGCGCCCGCAGTGGACGGTGGGGTCTGTGGATGAGCTCGATGTGGAGCTCGTGAAGCAGCAGCTTACTCTCACTGAGGGGAGGGCTTCTTTGTTCACAGCTGGAAAAGGCTGACGCGCATGTTTTGGTGTTTTCTATTGTCACTGCACGCCGTCGTGCCCTGTATGCTGGCGGCTGTCTGTTTCTCCTGCTATGTGTGGTGATGGGTTCTCGAGTGGCGTTGCTTAGGTGTGTTCGGCATCGGCGATGCGTAACGCAGCTCACCTCTTCGTCAGCTGTGGATTGGTGGTTATGGTGTGTCGCTTAATGGGAGTGGCTGAGTGGATGGGGTGCACCGTCCGCTAGCCATCCTCCGCAGAGAAATTCGTGAGCAACTGCCTAACTAATGCAAAAGGAGGGAGTCGGTGTCACCACACTCGCCGCAGCACTATGAGGACTTTGTCGACATGCTTGTCTTTTCCAGCAAGGTGGGCATGAGCACCGCTGTTGGTCCTTCGCCAGTGGTggttgccgctgctcgttCTTCCGTTGCTGATGGCCATGCGCCACAGAGCACTTCCCTTTTCTCAGCTCTCGGCGCTCGTACTCGCGCGGGGCGAAGGTGGTTGCGTGTTGGGCTTTGCGCTCTGCTCTTGTATCTCGCCCCACGACTTGCGTCTTGACGTGCTgacctcctcgtcccttTTCTCTTGTCTTTCGCCTCTATGTGCCCCTTCcctctgcgctgcgcacTCGCTCGCGCGCGGGCAACGCTGCTACATCAGCGCTCTGCGCCTTGGCAtcttcctcccctcgccTCGCTGAGACGCACTAGTCAAGGTTCCCTAAGAGGCAAGGTTCCTACGGTGCGGCACACTTGCACTCGGGTGAGTGAGCTTGctgggcacacacgcgcacttgTATACAGCATCGCGCACCGGTTGGAGGGTCAGGcgctatatatatatatattgatATATATTCCGAGGCGCTTCTCCTGCCCAAAGCCATCCCTCGGCGATTGCCGTTGACGGTACCTTTCCGTTCTCGAGTTGCAGTCGTATCGAAGACAAACGGGAGGGCCCCAAAGGTACTGGTGGGCACGAGCGCAGAATGCATCGCACCGGCGCGCGTTGTAGCGCGAGCGTGCTCTGTAAAGACTACCCACATGCGCGCCACATTACCCTCAACCGACCCAATTCACTGAACGCGCTGGATTATGGCATGACACGAGAGCTGCACCGACTGTACGTGACAGAGCCGGCTCCTCCGTCATCCCTGTACATCCTCACCGGGGCGGGCACAAAGGCAttctgcgccggcggcgatgTGATCGGCCTCGCGACGAACAACCCGTCCGGATGCGGTCGTGAATTCTTCTACTGGGAGTACCAAGTAGACTACAAGACGAGCATCATTCCTGCTGGGCAGGTGTGCTTGTGGGACGGCTACGTGctcggtggcggtgctggcttATCGATTGGAAGTGCTTAtcgcgtggcgtcggagaaGGCGTGCTTTGCAATGCCTGAGGTGGCCATAGGTATGTTCCCCGATGTAGGGGCTTCGTGGTTCCTGCCGCGGCTGTCAGTGCCTGGACTTGGGCTCTACATGTGTCTCACCGGCCACCGGCTCCACGGGGCCGACCTTGTGCACCTTGGGCTTGCAACGCACTTTGTGCCATCTGCCAAGATGAGCGAGCTGGAGCAGGCTCTCGTCTCGATGTCGGACGCAGGTGATGTAGAGGCGGTGCTAGACAAGTACACGACGCCGACAACGCAGCTGCCACCATGCACCATCGCCCAttccttttcctctctcgccAGGTATTTTGACATAACGGCCAACCTAACCATATCGTCCATCTTGGACGCGTGCAGGGCGCATGCACAGACGGATCCGCTGACCAAGGCAGCCGCGGACCTCATGCCCTCCTTTTCCCCAACGGCCATGACGCTCGCACTGGAGCTTATGAAGCGCGGTTCGAAGCTGAGCACACCCGTGGAGGCGTTCCAGATGGAGTACTGCGTTTCCCAGCACATGATCGCGACACACGACTTTCGCGAAGGTGTCCGAGCCCTGCTCATCGATAAAGACAAGAAGCCGAAGTGGCAACCGTCAACCGTTGCCAAGGTAACAGCGGAGGCCATCGATGCGTATTTCCGCCCCACCACACCGAACCAGCCGGTCTGGGATCCAGTGGTGCCGCTCTCGGAGCGCGCATCGTGAGTTCGGCTGACTTGTGTCATCAACAGCGTGCTTTATCGGCCTTCGTCATCTCTGTTCTGCCCGGCTGCACTCCCTACCCTTCTGAGTAGAATGACCACTCCGGCATCTCCTTACTCGCCACGGTGCACCTCAGCTGCATCGCATGATGCATACAGCCGCGCTTCATCAGCATCTCCCATGCGAAGGTGCGAGCGAATGTGTCGCGCTGGGCGAGTTGCGCCTCCTGATCCGCAGAAATACACGCTTCGCGATACCCAGGAGCACTGATGTGAATCCGCACAGCCGCAGGTGCGAGCGTTAAGGAGCCGGAAATGTGATGGGtgctgcgacgctgctgtggtCGTTTGTGCGCTCGACATTCTGGGTGGATAGTGCTAGCCAAAAGCCGCAGGAGGGCCCTTGAGGCACCTGCACGCCAAAGGAGTTGCAGTCGCAGCGGGTACACTGAAAAGCGCAGACAACAGAGGCTTATTCAGAGAAGCCGGTCCACTGCCCCTCGACTCCATAGtaccgctgcgccgcgcacgcatgtAAATCCCTCTGCTACCGCgccaggggggagggggctgccGTGTGCATTTGGTGCGGGGGGTGTGCAGGCCGGATGGCGGTGTCGTCACAACGCTTCCGCAGCTGTTACACCGGTGTGCAGGCATTGCCACCCATCGAAGttccgcacgcgcacacctcaCTCATGTGCAGTCGTCGTGCGCAGGGTCAAAATACCACTCATCGGCGAACTGCGAGCGGATGGTGCGGTGCAGACAGGCACGAGATCAAGAGCGGGCGCGATGCCGCACAATCATCATGCACTCGGACACGCAGCGAGACAAGCCTGTGACCGCCTTGCTTGCAGCCACGACGCTGGGTGTGAAGGACTGGAGCTGGGGCTTGACGCGCTGTGAGGACAGCTCAATCGACTGAGACACAGGAAAACCAAATACTGCCGTTGTTACGCACGCGCCGACCCTCCGCATGGCGCTCAGCACTGCccctgcagcggtggaggatGGCATGCTGCGACGTATCTGGGGACAAGCGCTAGCGCTGCTGGCCCGTCGCATGCGCCCCCTCAATTTTGTTTTACTGTGGTCATTGCGGTCTGCGGCACATGGACAAGATGGACAAGCTCGCAGCATTGGCCGTTCCAGAGATACCGACACCGAGCGCACGGGTTACAGATTTGGCCCTACTGCTCTCAGACGCCAGGTCGGCATCCCCCTTCTATCCACACGATGGACGCTGCCAGCTTGGATCAAGGTATGCCATCCACCTGTGTCTCCGTCTGGCGCCAATCGCGCAGCCAGCATCGGAAGAAGGGACGAGGAAGGGCGAGCAGGGCCCGCAAGACGCATGTCTCCGATACGGTGGCAGGACGGTTCGTCCTAGACGGCCAGGATGTAGCCGCAgtgcggcagaggtggatgagctgtggttgtgtaTGGGTGTATTAGTTGTTGACTTGTCTGTAGGTGAAAGGTGAGCACACTGAAGGAGGGGGCAAAGGAAAATACGTTTTGCGGCACgtgcagggggggggcattCAATGGCTTCTTCGCATGGGGTATGAGTTGGCGCACCTGCATCAAGCACTATGGGCCTGTGCCATGGCACCATTGCTGGCGTTGGTTTCTCTCTTCACGAAGCTGACGCTACTACATTTGGTGTGCCACGTGAGCTTATCtctacgtgtgtgcgttggcATGTGCGAAATTCTCCTCTCCGCGGCCCCATTTCCTTCTCCTTGCGTTCCCCACCTGCTTCCTCCTATTCGAGTACGCAACTCCCTATCTGTGGACTTGCAGTTGTTGTGGGGCTCATCTGCACCGCCTACGGAGTGACCAGTGGATACACTCGCCCAACTGACATGTACGCTGTGCCCGCTGTCCTTCTTCTGCTGACATAACGGCGGCTTGTATTCTACACACTTTATCTTTTCgcttgcttctctcttccccggCTCTCGACGCACACTAGTTATTTTCCGGCTCTTCATCTACCAGCTCAACGTCGCTGGGGGCGCCACTGAAGGCGACTGCGCATCGtctcgtgcgcgcgtcgcgCTGTGTACGTTCACGTGCTCCTTGGTTATTCCATCAGGTTCAATCCAAGTGACCTCGTACGTTCACAGGCGTACTTTGTGCTTGACTGACACCATCATCCCCGTTGTCTCCGCCTGtgtgcggcagaggtggacAGAGACCGCGCGAGGAAACGGGACAGagacgaagaagaaaacagaTGGATGCTCGTCGCTCCCACACCGCCGTCAGTTCCACTTTGATCACGCTCTGCACCTCGTCACCTTTCGCCCCCGCCgctcaccctccctccctccctccctccctatgATGGGCACCGGTGTTGTTCCGCATACATAgttctgttttttttttttgttttcctcctccttaTTGCGGTTGCGTGAGTGAGTGTGCACGTGCGACGCCATCGTCTCAGTGAGGCAGGTACGCCAGTGATCCGCAGAAGCGCTACGTGGCCTTTAGACCCTCTGCgcccgccctcctctcctcgtgGCTCAAACGCGTCCGCACAACGCCACGGAGGATAAGGAGGACGAGCGCGAATACGTCATCAGtgtgtccctccccccgtctctcctccctttccttttcatTTTGTTTCTCCATTTCACGTTGTGTTctgttcctcctccttgttcAATTTTGTGCTCCAATTTCGAagtgcgcctcctgcgccgtTACTgtcccgcccctccccgaTCCCTCGAGCGGTCACTCACGATCCCCGGTAGCATAGAGGAGAGCCGTGCATagtgtacacacacacacacacacacacacacacgcaacaaGGTGGACGAGGGGGTGCGGAGGGTTTCTAGATTGTGTATCCATCGAAAAAGGAGCACCAccgtgcgtgcgcaggtGTTGTTTCTGCCTTTATCATCATTATTTTAGCCTGCAGAGAACCGTCGTTTTGGccagcctcctccttccctccctgcGCTGTACTCGGCCTCTCCATTCCTGTACTTGCCGAAGCAAGGACAcccgctcacacacgcagcgaaacgggcaccgcagccgcagtcgctgctgcgtttCGTTAAAcgccttcccccacccccgctgcTTTCTGATTGGGTGTCTGCGCCTGTGCTGATACGTAAGGCGACCACGTTGTGTGGTGCGACCTCTTCATCGTCTCGGCCGAATTGCCGTTTCGACTCGCCCGCTTACAcgagcgtttttttttcgtgtgttgTTCCCTCATCCCGCCTCTTgtcgcctctcctccaccgctcACCACGAGAGATGCGGACGGCGGGCAACGAGAGCCCGAGCAGTATTTGCACCCCCGCCGTGGTCATGAGTAGCGATACGAGCCCCCCGGGGGGTTATCGCTCTCCTCTACAGATGGCCGCCTCTATTCCATCCAGTATCGGTGATGGGGGCAGGAAAAGCAGCTCGTCGCCGTTGCGCAGTTGCGGAATGGCAGACGCGGCATCCCTGTGGGACGAGACCCGTAGTGTGTCCAGCTCTGTCCGCTCCattcgtcgccgtcgcggcggtgaagtcagcggcgccggcgctgcggaggGGAAGGACTGGACACAGGCATTCATGGACCTCGAGCAAATGCGGAGGGAGAATCAAGAACTCCTTCAAGGATCGCTCCGCGGCGACCGCTCCGAGACTGGCTCCCTTCCCGACGACACGTTTGCCGGCTCTCACTCGGAGTCGTCCGCCATAAGCTCcgtgcgacggcgccgacgtgGCGTGGCGGCAGGCGTCAGCGCCAGCGGGAGAAGAATTGTGAGCTGCGCTACCTTTGATAAGTCTTTGTCCGGCACTCCCGTCGTGGCAGAGTCCGTCACCGATACCGCAGAGGCCGAGacctcagcagcggcaccggcatcGGCGGGAGAGGTGAACGGTCACAACCATGGTAGCACAAGCGGCGCAGCCGAGGAACGActcacctcctctccaccgACGGTCACCTACTCGTCCGCGGATGCGAATACGCAGAGCCAACTCGCGCTTCCAGAGCCGGGGCGCACCTCTGGGCTCCCGGACTGGCTAAAGCGGCCGACGGTCGAGGAGCGGCGAGCCTCTGTGGTGAAGGCTAGCGCGACTgctccgacggcggcgactgaGGCAACGAATAGAGGAGAGGTGTCCGTGTGCGAGCCGGCCCCTTCGTGGGTTTGTCCGCCCATCGTCGATACACCGGACGAGAAGCTGAACGAGACTGCATGCCCCTCCTCGTTGGGAACAACACCGTCGACAGATGCGAACCCACCAATCTGCCATTTCGCATCGCCGATACAGAAGGTGCACACCGACCCTGCCAGGGCaggcgcaccgtcgccgtcgcgtgGGTC contains these protein-coding regions:
- a CDS encoding 3-hydroxyisobutyryl-coenzyme A hydrolase,putative: MHRTGARCSASVLCKDYPHARHITLNRPNSLNALDYGMTRELHRLYVTEPAPPSSLYILTGAGTKAFCAGGDVIGLATNNPSGCGREFFYWEYQVDYKTSIIPAGQVCLWDGYVLGGGAGLSIGSAYRVASEKACFAMPEVAIGMFPDVGASWFLPRLSVPGLGLYMCLTGHRLHGADLVHLGLATHFVPSAKMSELEQALVSMSDAGDVEAVLDKYTTPTTQLPPCTIAHSFSSLARYFDITANLTISSILDACRAHAQTDPLTKAAADLMPSFSPTAMTLALELMKRGSKLSTPVEAFQMEYCVSQHMIATHDFREGVRALLIDKDKKPKWQPSTVAKVTAEAIDAYFRPTTPNQPVWDPVVPLSERAS